In the genome of Colwellia sp. PAMC 21821, the window GGATGTTTACTCAGTAGTTCAATGTAACAACTTTTCACATACTGCCAAAGCTCATCATCGAGTTCTGTGATACAAAAGTCTTGCTTGATAGTGACTAATGTTTCTTCTATACGTTGATCGTAAAAGTCTGTACGCGCTTTAGCCGCGACTTGAATGTCTTTCCAGCGATGTTGCTCAAAGCGCTGTTTTGCCGTTTGTGTTATTTCACTATAAAGGTAAATATGTCGCTCAAAACCATTGATGATGGTTTTTGCGATGGCGAATGCAAGATTTTTCATTAGTTTACCTTTCAAGTGTTGTTTGATTTCAGCATACGTCAAAATAAAGCTTTTGGGTGATTATTTTTAAACTATAGTCGCTATTTATTATCGTGATAGCCTTAAACGTTTAAGCTATATTGCTGTTATATTTCAAGCTTAGTTGTATACCTAAATCCCTTGAGTATGTAGCTACAGAGTTAAGCTGGAAGTTGATCAAGGCGCGATAGGATAATAAGGGCGACTGTCTTTAATCGCTAACAGCTCTAAACCCTTTCTTAACTTACTGAAATTTGCAACTTGCAGAGGTGCGGGTATACAAGTTAATGCTTGCTATTCGTGCCGTGCAGCACTAAAATTACGCGTTTTTTAATCTTTGAACTAGTTTATTTACCATGCGCGTTGCTGATTTTTCATTTGAATTACCTGAAGAGCTTATCGCTCGATATCCAAAAGCTAACCGTTCTGCCAGTCGTTTAATGACGCTTAATGGCAATGATGGTGTGCGAAAAGATGAAACATTTACGGATCTTATTGACCATGTTCAAGCGGGAGACTTGTTAGTATTTAACAATACACGCGTTATTCCAGCACGCATGTTTGGTCAAAAAGCCAGTGGCGGTAAATTAGAAGTTTTAGTTGAACGTTTATTAGATGAACATAGAGTGCTAGCACACATTCGCTGCAGTAAATCGCCCAAACCTGGCAGTGAAATAGTCCTTGAAGGTAAAGTTAAAGCCACGATGGTGGCAAGACATGACGCTTTGTTTGAACTTGAATTTCATGGCGAGCAATCGGTGTTATCAATATTAGATGAAGTTGGCCATATGCCATTACCGCCTTATATTGACCGACCTGATGAAGACAGTGACCGTGAACGTTATCAAACGGTTTATAACGAAAAACCTGGCGCTGTCGCTGCACCAACAGCAGGTTTACATTTTGATGATGAATTAATGGCGAAGCTTAAAGCCAAAGGTGTCGATTTTGCCTTTGTAACTTTACATGTCGGTGCTGGCACATTTCAACCGGTAAAAGTTGATGAAATTGCCGATCATATTATGCACGCTGAATATGTTGAAGTGCCGCCGAGTGTTGTGGCACAAATTGAACAAACTAAAGCGAGTGGCGGTAAAGTTATTGCTGTTGGTACTACGTCAGTACGTTCACTCGAAAGTGCCGCTAAAATTGCTGCTGAACAAGGTAAAAGCTTTAGTGAATTCTATGGTGATACCGATATTTTTATCACCCCTGGTTATGAATTTAAAATTGTTGATGCTTTAATTACGAATTTTCACTTATCGGAATCAACCTTATTGATGTTAGTTAGTGCGTTTGCCGGTTACGACAACATTATGGCGGCCTATCAACATGCAGTCGCGCAGCAGTATCGCTTTTTTAGTTATGGTGATGCGATGTTGTTGACGAAAAAAGATTTAAATACTGGTCAGTAAAAATACTGACTAGAGAAGATAATAGTTGGTTAGAATGCTAGCCGTTAAAACGAAAAAGCTGCTAGCCTGTTTCGCTAGTGGGCGAAGGATATAATATGACAGAGAAAACAGAGAAAACAGAGAAAAATGCGATGAAATTCGAGTTACTTACCAAAGACGGTAAAGCTCGTCGTGGTCGTTTAACGTTTGATCGTGGTACGGTAGAAACTCCTGCGTTTATGCCAGTGGGAACTTACGGCACAGTAAAAGGCATGAAAACAGAAGAAGTTGCCGATACCGGTGCAGAAATTCTGCTTGGTAACACTTTTCACTTAATGTTGCGTCCAGGCACTGAAATTATCGAGCAACATGGTGGCTTACATGGTTTCATGAATTGGGATAAGCCGATTCTAACTGATTCTGGTGGCTTTCAAGTATTTAGCTTAGGTAAAATGCGCAAAATTACCGAAGAAGGTGTTAAATTTAGCTCGCCTGTAAACGGTGAAAAAATTATGCTAACACCTGAGCGTTCAATGGAAGTTCAGAATAGCTTAGGCTCAGATATCGTGATGATATTTGATGAGTGTACACCTTATCCTGCCAGTCATGAAGAATCTAAAGTGTCGATGGAGCTTTCATTACGTTGGGCACAACGATCAAAAGATGCCCATGAAGGCAATCTCAACGCGCTGTTTGGTATTGTACAAGGCGGCATGTACGAAGATTTACGTGAAGTATCAGTTAATGGCTTAACCAGTATTGGCTTCGATGGCTATGCTATTGGTGGATTATCGGTAGGTGAGCCCAAAGAAGATATGATTCGAATATTAGATCATACCGCACCCTTGATACCGGAAAATAAACCCCGATATCTTATGGGAGTAGGCAAACCTGAAGACTTAGTTGAAGGTGTGCGACGTGGTATTGATATGTTCGATTGTGTCATGCCAACACGTAACGCCCGTAACGGTCATTTATTCGTTACTAATGGTGTTATCAAAATTAGAAACGCACGTCACAAAACGGATACTGGCCCATTAGATCCTGAATGTGATTGTTATACTTGTAAAAATTATTCGCGTGCTTATTTACATCATTTAGATAAATGTAATGAAATTTTAGGTTCGCAATTAAATACCATGCATAATTTACGTTTTTACCAACGTGTAATGCAAGGATTGCGCGGCGCCATAGAGCAGGGCAAACTAGATGAGTTTGTTGCTGATTTTTATGCGTTACGTGATTTACCTGTCCCGCCTATGGCTGGCAGTGAAGTAGAGTAAAACGTTAACAGGTTCAATTTCACCATTTTATAAAATCAATCAGAAAAAATAACAAGAGGTATTTATGAGTTTATTTATTAGTCAAGCCCACGCTGCTGCAGGTCCCGCTCAAGGGGCAGACGGTATGTCAATGTTAATTATGTTAGCGGTATTTGGTTTAGTGTTTTATTTTATGATTTATCGTCCGCAAGCAAAGCGTGTGAAAGAGCATAAAAATTTAATGTCTGAATTATCAAAAGGCGACGAAGTATTAACACAAGGTGGCATTGTTGGGAAAATTGTTAAAGTTTCTGATGAAAAAGATTTTATTGTAGTAAGCATTGCCGAAGGTACTGAAGTAACAGTACAAAAAGGCGCAATTAATGCTGTATTACCTAAAGGTACTATGAAATCTCTATAATGAGATTTAGTGACCTTGCTGCTATAGCTTTTTAAAAGTGCGCATTGATAATAATCAATTGCGCACTTTTGCATAGTTAAACAATAGTGATAATAAAAAATTATAATAAACTTTCACGCATCTACTTACTTTAAGTGATATAGCGTGATTCAAAAGAAAATAGGGTGATATTGTGCTAAACAAATATCCATTATGGAAGACATTGATGGTGCTATTTATAGTAGCCTTTGGTGCTTTGTATGCGTCTCCTAACCTTTATGGTGAAGATCCTGCTGTACAAATTTCTGGCTTGCGCGGTATAGAAACAAACGCAGCGACGTTAGATCTAGTTAAGTCTCATTTAGATGAAAAGAAAATTTCCTACGCGAGTATCGTGATGGAAGGCGGCCAGATATTGGCGCGATTTAGAGACACGGAACAACAATTACGTGCACGTGATTTACTTGACGAAAGTATCGGTGATGAGTATTCAGTTGCCTTAAACC includes:
- the queA gene encoding tRNA preQ1(34) S-adenosylmethionine ribosyltransferase-isomerase QueA, with the protein product MRVADFSFELPEELIARYPKANRSASRLMTLNGNDGVRKDETFTDLIDHVQAGDLLVFNNTRVIPARMFGQKASGGKLEVLVERLLDEHRVLAHIRCSKSPKPGSEIVLEGKVKATMVARHDALFELEFHGEQSVLSILDEVGHMPLPPYIDRPDEDSDRERYQTVYNEKPGAVAAPTAGLHFDDELMAKLKAKGVDFAFVTLHVGAGTFQPVKVDEIADHIMHAEYVEVPPSVVAQIEQTKASGGKVIAVGTTSVRSLESAAKIAAEQGKSFSEFYGDTDIFITPGYEFKIVDALITNFHLSESTLLMLVSAFAGYDNIMAAYQHAVAQQYRFFSYGDAMLLTKKDLNTGQ
- the tgt gene encoding tRNA guanosine(34) transglycosylase Tgt, which produces MKFELLTKDGKARRGRLTFDRGTVETPAFMPVGTYGTVKGMKTEEVADTGAEILLGNTFHLMLRPGTEIIEQHGGLHGFMNWDKPILTDSGGFQVFSLGKMRKITEEGVKFSSPVNGEKIMLTPERSMEVQNSLGSDIVMIFDECTPYPASHEESKVSMELSLRWAQRSKDAHEGNLNALFGIVQGGMYEDLREVSVNGLTSIGFDGYAIGGLSVGEPKEDMIRILDHTAPLIPENKPRYLMGVGKPEDLVEGVRRGIDMFDCVMPTRNARNGHLFVTNGVIKIRNARHKTDTGPLDPECDCYTCKNYSRAYLHHLDKCNEILGSQLNTMHNLRFYQRVMQGLRGAIEQGKLDEFVADFYALRDLPVPPMAGSEVE
- the yajC gene encoding preprotein translocase subunit YajC, whose protein sequence is MSLFISQAHAAAGPAQGADGMSMLIMLAVFGLVFYFMIYRPQAKRVKEHKNLMSELSKGDEVLTQGGIVGKIVKVSDEKDFIVVSIAEGTEVTVQKGAINAVLPKGTMKSL